The genomic region CATAAAAAATTCAAAAAAACTCAAATTAATTTTAAATCGCTCAAAGAACCATCAACACCGATCAAAAAGCACTCAAAACCACCCTATCCAAAGCACAAACCTCCGACAACAACTCAACATCTGGACAATATTCGACCAGCGTAAATTTTGGCGAATACTTCTAACTTTAAACAAAGACTCAAAATAACCACCAAAAAACTAAAAACATTTCCCCATAAACGAAAAAAGACGAGCTTAGCTCGTCTTTTTCTTTACATCAGTAGACCATCTAGTACTTTTCATTTATTAACGAATAGGCGTAGCTGTAATATTTGCACGAAGACTCACATTCTCAAACTGCGCTCCGTAAAATATAGGTTGAGCACCACCCACATGATGATTCATGTTAATTCGATCAATATTTAATTGCTCAAACTCTATTTTTGTATCCACAGCAAACCCTACCGGATTTGTATAACCAGAAGCCAGTTTACTTGCCAAATCGGCGTCAGCCACCAACTCTTCCTGACCAGTAGGATCAAGCAAAACCCGTTTCAATAAACCATCAGCCTGGTCGACATCTTTCACCACGGTTTCAGCAACATCCAAACCTAGCTCTACAGTCAATCCCTTGTCATTAGTTGAAATACCTACAGCCTCAATACCAACTTTCCCATCAGGTCGATACCAAGCAATCCTTGTATCAGCATTGGGATCCATACCATTTACAATAGCAAGCTCATCAGCAGTCAAAGAATCCTTATCAACAAACTTACTGTTAATCGCTACAGTAACACCCTGATCACCACGATCCTCCCAGCGGCCACCACTCACGCCACAAGAAGTCGAATCACCTCCAGAACCACCAATACAAACACCACCAGCACCGCCAGAGCTAATACTTAGGGTAGATTCATGCTCCAGCCTTGATAAAACCACCCGCCCAAGTGAATCACCAGACTGCTTATCACCCAACCGAACATTACCAATATCCATAGTTGATGCATACCAACCGCGATTGAAAACTAAGCCATCACTAGTTACATCTAATTTCGCATCACGCATATAGATGTCATAGGTAACATCATCTAACCACAACCCCGAACGATCCTCGTCAACAGAAATACCAAAAGTCGTATCTGTCAAATGAAGATCACTATTAAAAGTTAAACCATCATTGTCAGCCCCACCAGGCAATAAGGTTACATGACCATTTAAAGTAAAATCTGCTTCCTGAAACACTTGAAGCGGCAACAACAACTCTGTCCCACCCTGTAAAGTAGCACTATTTTTATCATCACCAACTTTAAAACCATCAATACTGTAATGAGCTACCACATCTTCAAAACCAATTCGCACACCATCAAAGAAAGGATCTTCAGAAGATGGAACTGTATTATTTGCATATAGGTAATCAGCATCGATCAGATCGAAGGTTACAGCACCAGAACCATAGCTTTGAATTCCAGACACCCACACAGTATTTCCATTATCGGTATACCCGATATCTGCATTAGCCAAACTCCAGTTAGTATTAATAGTAATCCCTTGATCACCACCATACTGATTCCCCTTCGGGGTTAATTGCAGAGAGTTGGTATAAGTTGTTCCATTTATAGTTTGATCTTCAAATAAATAATCTACATGCACCGATCCAAGACTTGTTTTACCAATGTCATTTCCGGCATTGTATTCTGTCCCCATGTAGATATTTTCTACATCGATCGTTCCTTCAGAACGCTCAGTTTGAAGCCATACACTATCGCCAATAACATCAAAAGTTAGATTTGTTACTTGCGACTGATGAGTTACCCCCGTTAAAGCAACTTCATACTGTTTGCCCTGACTATCGGTATCTATATATCTAAAATCACCATTAGAAAGGGTTTGATCATAGTTAAATGTAAGTCCTTGAACAGGATCTTTACCACCCGCACTGATATATAACTCGCCATTCACATCTGCCGAAGCAGTAATCATCCCAACATTCGGTTGAGCATCCAATCCTGAATTATTAGGGTCAGATGTGAAGTTATTATTTGCCGTATCACGGGTCTTAAATTTAATTTGATCCACAGTAAGTGAAAAGTGATGATCAGGATAAGTAATCAACAACGCTTCCTGACCAGACTTGTAAGGATCATCAACTACATCAAGAGTCCAATCTGTTCCCCAATGCTCATAATCGAATGACACCATTAAGTCGTTGCCATTATCACGATAGAAAAACTCAGCACCTTTAGTAATGGGGTTTCCACTTCCATCTACTTGTACATCACCATTTTCATCACGAAGAAGACCAAAAATCCTACTATTGTAGTTTGAAACGGTCATCCCTTTACCCGCATGGTAAAGACCACCACCAGAAAACTGGAAGTAGTTTTCCATATCAAAATCTAATGCAATCGTGCCGAAACTGTTAGGCGCTGTATTGTCGGAATCAACTCTAATATCATCTACCTGCAGATGAGCCTGCTCTGCAATATGCCTAACCTGCATTTCACCGTCTGCAGTAATGTCGATCATGACATAGCCATGTGCACCCTGGGTATCATCCCCTGTTTTATGAATACTGACACCTTCAAGAGAAAGAGGATTACCATCATCGGTATAGCTCAACTGATCAATTTCAACTTTGGCATCAATCTCTACGGTCAGACCAGCCTGCCCAGTCACACCTGATAAACTATTCTCGTCCAACCATTGTAACTCTGCATGTGTATTAGCTGAAAAAGAGGCAAGAGCAACAGATAAATAAATTGGCTTTAACGTTTTCATAAAAGCTCCTTATTTGTCTGCCGTAGGGAAAATCAATAGGTTCCCAGACATATTAACTTGACCATTGATCCTCACCCCATAAATGTTCGTTTGCTGAAATGAAGCTGAATCATTTGGCGAGGCATGAGATGCATAACCAACGTTATACTGATAATCTTTGAATTTCACAGTAGATGGCAGACCAATTTCCAACACCTCTTGATCAAAAGATGCTCCATCGCCACCGAATCCATCATTAGCCCCAAGAGCTACTGCATTTGCCTCATCTACCGGCTGGCCAGAGTTATCAACCAATTGCCCTGTAACATCACGCTGGTTACCATCAATACGACGAGTACGAATGGTCAAACCTTCAAAAGACAACTCACCTTTCCAGTCATCAATTACATACCAACCATTATCCGCATTACCACCGATTTTATAAGAAAAACGAGCCCCACATCGGCTACTTGTACCATTCGCAACATCAGAACAGGTTCCATAGGTTGCATCAGAAATAGGACCACCGTCTTCGTTAAGACTAAGTTCACCAGATAAATACAAGCCACCCTGAGCTACAGCATCAGACAACTCAGCATCATCAATAGCGGTTAATTCAGCAAAAGCAGTATTTGCAGCAAGAACACATACAGACATCAATGCTGGCAAGACTTTTTTTATTCTTTTCATTGTCATCGCCCCTAACCACCAATATCGTGGGTGGTAAATTTCAAATATTGAATTTGAAGCCCTTCTAGCTTGGAAGTTCCTAAATATGTATCACCTACCTTCAAACCACCTGCGGTTTCAAAGGTAGGATTTGAAATAGTTGGATCACCAATATAGAGACTGCTTTTCGTCTTAATCCCGGGAATGGTGTCATTGTAATAATTGTCGTAAAAATCCTTCTCAGTCGCCGCCCAATCAGACGAATCAGGCTGGTCATTTAAAACGGTACTAATACGTGTCGGCTGACCTGCTGAGGTTGGAGCAGGAAGAGCTTCTACCTCTAACTGAAAATTACCGTCAGACGTCACACTTAACATGGCAGGCTGAATTTCTCCGACACCAATAATCAAGTCCATTGCTAAATGCTTAATATGCACCGCATCCCCACATTTATTGCCATCATTGCCACAGCTGGCAATAAAAACATCAGGTGTATACATATTTAAACGAATATTGGCCAAAGTAAGGTTACGCTGATCATCTGCTGATTCTGAACCTGTAGCTGTCTCATCACCCCAGAGACGAATATAGCTACCATCGAAAACAGCTTCCTTTACATAATAAGTTAATGACGTATCTGAATCAGGGGTACCTTCAAACTCTGCATCAATCTCCAAACCATAGTCGATACGCTCACCACGGAATCCGCCATCTACCGCTTCACGACTACTAAACTTCGCACACTCTGCCGCACCGGCCTTTAAACAGGGATCCATCTTAGTGCCAATCCAAACAGGATCACCTTCAATTGCCACCAAATCCGGCTGAGCTATTTCAAGCACACCTTTGTTGGGCGCACGAATATCCAGATCATCACCATCTCGCTGACTTATCTCTAAAGGATTATTTAAACGACCAATATTTACTGTAGTTGGGTTCACAATAAAAGAGGTGGTGCCATCACCATTCTCGACAAACTCGGCACTACCTTTACCACCAATAAAGAAATTATCGGCTTTAATAGTGACATCCCGACCATCAGACGTTTTAATTCCTGTAATTTGGAACAAAGCCTCTGTGTTAGTAGGATCCACTTCGGAACCCGCATGAAATGAGTAATCTTCAAGAACAATACCTAGACCAGATCCTTTAACCTCGGCCATAGCATCATCATTCATAGGAGACAGTTCAGCCATCGTTAAACCACTGAACAACAAACTTGTAAGTAACGCCACAGGTCTTTTCATTTTTATTATTCCTATGGTTTAAGGAAACAATCCTAACGCTGCATCTGTATATCGAGTCGACTCGATATTTCCACCCACGCCTGGGACACCAATAAGTGCATCTGTCGTCGAAGTCATCCCTGTTGGTAGATTAAAAAACGCGCCTTGTGTTGTTTCAATTAAACTGTTTACATCAATAGATCCATCATTAAGCGTTTTCGCCCATCCTATATCAATGTTCTGATACGACAGGAACATGTCGCCTGCCGTCGTCGAATCATTAATGTTAAGCGTCGCAAGGTTATTTAGTGAAATACAGTTAGCAGAGCAATCCCCAGCTTCACCAAGATGAGTCGCTCGAATATTGGTTGCTGCACCAGTTGAATCTAAAAGCTGGGCAGGAATAGCAGCCGTATCAGGATTGCCATCATGATCAATCATGATCTCAAAATTGCCCGTCAAAGAATTAATATTAGCAGTTAAAGCGCCTGAAACACTACCCGCACCAATACGTAACCCTACGACATCACGAACACCATTACTTTCTGAGAAAGCAAACTCCATATAAGGATCGGTAATTACAAAAGGGACATATTCATAGGTATCAGGGTCGATATAACCCAACCGCAGATTATCAATATCGATATCAGATGCAGAGGAATATCCTGCGCGGTCATACGTCCCCAACTCAAGATTATCTATCGTGGCATTGGTTTCAATAGTTGCGCCTAGTGTGACCCGAAAAAATTCATTCGTCGTTGCATCGGCCTGAACTACATCGTAATCCTCAATGGAAATCATGGCCTGACCAGCAAAAGCAGCCAGCTCGGAATCATCCACCGGAACCAATTCCGCATGTAAAGAGGTAACAAACAGACAACTAAGAATAACAGATGCACTGGTTTTCAAGACTCTGTTCATGAATTCGCTACTTAAATTATTGTTATTGTGTTTATGCGACAAACTGTCATTTTAAATCAATAACACTTTTCCGCAAGACTGATTACAGAATTCTACATTTGGAACAAAGTGTAGTAGCTAGTTAAAAACAGATGTGTGATCTCTACCCCATTTCGGGAAGATTATTGGGAATTTACGTCTAAAAGTATGGATACCCGACAGAAGTGTGTGCGATTTCGCAATTCTGTCAGGCAAAGACAATTTACAAAAGAAAGGTTAGGATACTTTCTCGCCCTTGGCTTGTTTATCTGCATGATAAGAAGAGCGAACCAAAGGACCACTCGCCACCCGCTGAAAACCAAGCTCTTTTGCGATGTTTCCTAGTTCATCAAACTCAGATGGTTCAACAAAGCGATCTACAGGAAGGTGATCTTTACTTGGCTGCAGATACTGACCCAAAGTAATCATATCAACATCATGAGCACGTAAATCTTTCATAACATCGACAATTTCATCAAATGTCTCACCCAGACCAAGCATCAACCCTGACTTAGTAAGAACATCAGGACGACGCGCCTTGTATTGCTTTAGCAAATCCAAAGACCACTGGTAGTCTGAACCAGGGCGAGATTGCTTATACAGCCTAGGCACTGTTTCAAGGTTATGGTTAAACACGTCTGGTGGCGATTGCTCCAGAATATCTAAAGCAATATCCATACGGCCTCTGAAGTCAGGAACAAGCACTTCAATTTCGATATTTGGCGAACGCTTTCGAGTCTCGTTAATACATGCAACAAAGTGAGCCGCGCCACCATCTCTTAAATCATCACGATCAACTGAAGTAACCACCACATAACGCAACCCCATATCAGCAATAGCTTCAGCCAAATGAACAGGTTCGTTCTCATCCAGTGGATTTGGTCGTCCATGAGCAACATCACAGAAAGGGCAGCGACGGGTACAGATGTCACCCATAATCATAAAAGTGGCCGTTCCATGACTAAAACACTCACCCAAGTTCGGGCAAGATGCCTCTTCACATACAGAGTGAAGCTTGTGTTCACGAAGTTGCTGTTTGATACGACTAATTTCAGGAGAAGCAGGAACACGAACGCGAATCCAATCAGGCTTTCTCGGCATTTTATCTGTCGGTATTACTTTCACTGGAATACGAGATGTCTTATCTGCGCCTCGCAACTTTTCCCCTTGAACAACCTTAGGTCGATTGGCTCTGGCTTTAGCTGATTGAGATTGCTCTGTCATGTTTACTTCAAACCTCTAACGGTAATCCTACTTCTTTTATTACATCTGAATAATCAAGCTGCTCTTTTAGACAGCACAATAACCGTGCAGCCACTTGATCCTTATCGACGTTCTCATGAAAGTTTTCCAACTGGGTCATTTGCATCCCGGCATAACCACAAGGATTGATTCTTAAAAATGGCTCCAGATTCATATCCAAATTTAAAGCCAAACCGTGAAATGATTTTCCTCTGCGAATGCGTAAGCCAAGAGATGCAATTTTTTGATCATTAACATACACACCAGGAGCATCTGCTTTTGGATAGGCGGTAATATTAAATTGAGCCAAAACATCCACGATTGCCTGTTCGATGGCTGTGACCAAGAATCTGGGGCCTATGCCTTTTCGTGCCAAATCGATCATGCAATATACAACCAATTGCCCAGGACCATGATAAGTCACCTGTCCACCACGATCCGCCTGCACAACGGGAATATCACCGGTATCCAACAGATGCTCAGCTTTACCTGCTTGGCCTTGTGTAAATACAGGATGATGTTCAAGAAACCACAACTCATCCAACGTGTCTGCTGTTCTGGATTCAGTAAAACCATGCATAGCATCACTTACTGTGCTGTAGTCTTGTAATCCTTCAAGATAACGAGCAATTAGTTTTGCCATTAAAGAACCATTCTCACCCGACTACTGCTCATAAAGGTTTCATGAATTGTTGAAAGGTGCCCTTCACTTTGCGCCACGATTTTTACTGTAATGGATAAAAAACGCCCATTCCGGCTAGGAGCAGATCGCATACCTAACAAGTCAATATCATCTTCAGGCATTAAGCCTCTAAGCGTTTCGATAACAAAGTCCTGAAAATCATGAGCATTCTCTCCAAGAACTTTAATAGGGTAACCAGGGCAGGGAAATTCAATTTTTGGCGGTTCTTGATTTTGCATTACAACTACCTTTTTTACATATCCCTCTAGTATACCTCGTGTCAGAGTGAGTATCTGCCTTTTTGAGACGAAATGTCACTTCTCAACTAAGCACAAGTACTGAACAGCTCTGACTTATGCTTCTGATACAGTTTGGCCAT from Litoribrevibacter albus harbors:
- the lipA gene encoding lipoyl synthase, whose protein sequence is MTEQSQSAKARANRPKVVQGEKLRGADKTSRIPVKVIPTDKMPRKPDWIRVRVPASPEISRIKQQLREHKLHSVCEEASCPNLGECFSHGTATFMIMGDICTRRCPFCDVAHGRPNPLDENEPVHLAEAIADMGLRYVVVTSVDRDDLRDGGAAHFVACINETRKRSPNIEIEVLVPDFRGRMDIALDILEQSPPDVFNHNLETVPRLYKQSRPGSDYQWSLDLLKQYKARRPDVLTKSGLMLGLGETFDEIVDVMKDLRAHDVDMITLGQYLQPSKDHLPVDRFVEPSEFDELGNIAKELGFQRVASGPLVRSSYHADKQAKGEKVS
- a CDS encoding DUF6160 family protein, which gives rise to MKTLKPIYLSVALASFSANTHAELQWLDENSLSGVTGQAGLTVEIDAKVEIDQLSYTDDGNPLSLEGVSIHKTGDDTQGAHGYVMIDITADGEMQVRHIAEQAHLQVDDIRVDSDNTAPNSFGTIALDFDMENYFQFSGGGLYHAGKGMTVSNYNSRIFGLLRDENGDVQVDGSGNPITKGAEFFYRDNGNDLMVSFDYEHWGTDWTLDVVDDPYKSGQEALLITYPDHHFSLTVDQIKFKTRDTANNNFTSDPNNSGLDAQPNVGMITASADVNGELYISAGGKDPVQGLTFNYDQTLSNGDFRYIDTDSQGKQYEVALTGVTHQSQVTNLTFDVIGDSVWLQTERSEGTIDVENIYMGTEYNAGNDIGKTSLGSVHVDYLFEDQTINGTTYTNSLQLTPKGNQYGGDQGITINTNWSLANADIGYTDNGNTVWVSGIQSYGSGAVTFDLIDADYLYANNTVPSSEDPFFDGVRIGFEDVVAHYSIDGFKVGDDKNSATLQGGTELLLPLQVFQEADFTLNGHVTLLPGGADNDGLTFNSDLHLTDTTFGISVDEDRSGLWLDDVTYDIYMRDAKLDVTSDGLVFNRGWYASTMDIGNVRLGDKQSGDSLGRVVLSRLEHESTLSISSGGAGGVCIGGSGGDSTSCGVSGGRWEDRGDQGVTVAINSKFVDKDSLTADELAIVNGMDPNADTRIAWYRPDGKVGIEAVGISTNDKGLTVELGLDVAETVVKDVDQADGLLKRVLLDPTGQEELVADADLASKLASGYTNPVGFAVDTKIEFEQLNIDRINMNHHVGGAQPIFYGAQFENVSLRANITATPIR
- a CDS encoding YbeD family protein, with amino-acid sequence MQNQEPPKIEFPCPGYPIKVLGENAHDFQDFVIETLRGLMPEDDIDLLGMRSAPSRNGRFLSITVKIVAQSEGHLSTIHETFMSSSRVRMVL
- the lipB gene encoding lipoyl(octanoyl) transferase LipB, which translates into the protein MAKLIARYLEGLQDYSTVSDAMHGFTESRTADTLDELWFLEHHPVFTQGQAGKAEHLLDTGDIPVVQADRGGQVTYHGPGQLVVYCMIDLARKGIGPRFLVTAIEQAIVDVLAQFNITAYPKADAPGVYVNDQKIASLGLRIRRGKSFHGLALNLDMNLEPFLRINPCGYAGMQMTQLENFHENVDKDQVAARLLCCLKEQLDYSDVIKEVGLPLEV